In one window of Poriferisphaera corsica DNA:
- a CDS encoding AAA family ATPase, with the protein MNEQTVENGAVQGADLEQQAALFRREFTAIRNEVEKVIIGQARVVGSVLTAMFCGGNVLLEGVPGLGKTELVKALSRVLELDFSRIQFTPDLMPADIIGTNVMANKENEGGSGGGYRIEFRKGPIFTQLLLADEINRATPKTQSALLETMQEKTVTVSGRTYQLELPFFVLATQNPLEQEGTYPLPEAQLDRFMFKVNVPFLEREGLNEVVNRTILKRSQPIGKVIDGKRIMELGKILEQVVVTDSVRDFACRLVLATHPHSEFASDEVKNFVNWGASPRAAQALIKAARVKALAEGRVHVAHEDVQAWAVEVLQHRVLLNYDGQAERIDVAQLVEQIVGNLIKM; encoded by the coding sequence ATGAATGAGCAAACAGTTGAGAACGGAGCGGTGCAGGGTGCTGACTTAGAACAGCAGGCGGCTTTATTTCGGCGGGAATTTACAGCTATTCGTAATGAAGTAGAAAAGGTGATTATTGGGCAGGCACGCGTGGTTGGAAGTGTTCTGACTGCGATGTTTTGCGGCGGGAATGTGCTGCTTGAGGGTGTTCCGGGATTAGGCAAGACGGAATTAGTGAAGGCTTTGAGTCGAGTTTTGGAGCTTGATTTTAGCCGTATTCAGTTTACGCCTGACCTGATGCCTGCAGATATCATCGGGACAAACGTGATGGCGAACAAAGAGAATGAGGGCGGTTCGGGAGGTGGGTATCGAATCGAGTTTCGTAAGGGGCCCATTTTTACGCAATTACTTTTGGCAGATGAGATTAACCGTGCTACGCCAAAAACTCAATCCGCGCTACTGGAGACGATGCAAGAGAAAACAGTGACTGTGAGTGGGCGGACGTACCAGTTGGAGTTACCGTTCTTTGTACTGGCAACTCAAAACCCACTAGAGCAGGAGGGGACATATCCGTTGCCTGAGGCACAGCTTGACCGTTTTATGTTTAAGGTAAACGTCCCGTTTCTGGAGCGTGAAGGTTTGAATGAGGTTGTGAACCGGACAATCCTGAAGCGATCACAACCTATCGGGAAGGTGATTGATGGCAAGCGGATTATGGAATTAGGGAAAATTTTAGAGCAAGTGGTTGTGACAGATTCTGTTAGAGATTTTGCATGCCGTTTGGTGTTGGCGACACATCCACATAGTGAGTTTGCTTCTGATGAGGTAAAGAATTTTGTTAACTGGGGAGCGAGTCCGCGTGCGGCGCAGGCGTTGATTAAGGCGGCTCGCGTGAAGGCTCTTGCAGAGGGACGTGTGCATGTTGCGCATGAGGATGTGCAAGCGTGGGCAGTTGAGGTATTGCAGCATCGTGTGCTTTTGAATTACGACGGTCAGGCAGAACGGATTGATGTGGCGCAATTAGTAGAACAGATCGTTGGGAATCTGATCAAGATGTAA